In the Salvia miltiorrhiza cultivar Shanhuang (shh) chromosome 8, IMPLAD_Smil_shh, whole genome shotgun sequence genome, CGCAGCCGGCGAGGCCTCCCCTGGAAGAGTAACCGGGGGGGCAGCCGCAGCTAGGCCGTCCATCAGCTTCCATCTTGCAAATGCTGTTAAAACCACACGCACCGCCGCCCGTGTGTGCTTCCCTAACATCATGACATATATTGGAAGGGACAAAACCACGGGCTGTCCACGCAAACGCCATGGATGAATTAGCTGACTTGGGATACACATAGCGGCGGAGAACTCCGTCGTATTCCAGCGTCAGTCTCTGGTGGAACTGGCCGACTAGATCGGAGTTGTTGAATAGAGGTCGGATTAGGGTCCCATTTTGCCTGATGAAGATGATGCTGCCGGACTGGTTGAACAACAATCGGACTCCGCTTTCAAGAGTCTGTGTCTGTGATGACCAATAAGGATCCGGCGAGGGGAATGCTACGGTGTTGAGCACCAGATTCCCGTCGGTCTGCAACCTCATCCTGAATTTTCCGGTGGAGTAATTCGTCTCCGAAACCGTGGAAACTAGAGCAACGTCTCTGTTTAGTAATTGGGTGGGCAATAAGGTATCAGTGGGCTGATCAAAACTCCCCCACAAGATGGAGGAAATGTTGGTGGCGAGCACGAAGTTACCGGTGTCGAGCATGGCGGCGTAGGCCACCCTAGCTGGCTGAGAGGGGTCAGCCCGCCATATCCCTCCGCTTCTCTGATGAATGAGCACCAACGATCCATCTGTAGAAAGCTGGACAGTGGATCCTGTGGGAACTGGAGCGTCGCGGTTGGCCGACCAAACAAGGGTTTTGTCAGGTAATTGGTCGAACCAGATGGCGAGTAAGAAGGCTCCAGGCGCAACCTGCCGGAACCCGAAAGCAAACTCGCCGGATGGCGACGTCCACGTGTGACTGGCGTCGGCGTTTGCGACGATGGACGAACCCAGAGTTATGTTGCGGTTGGATGATTGTTGGGCTGTGGTTGAAACTGGAaatgcaatgatgatgatgatggtgaaCAATAGTGAGCTAGTTAAAGCCATTTCAGGTCGCAACGCTTTGCTGGGGATGAAGTGAAAGATTGATTTATAATAGCAGTGTGGAGCAAGTCTTTGATGTTTATTTAAAATTGACTGCATGGCTTTCTCACATTATAAGTCCTCGTTTTGAAATGTTCCAAATAAACAAAGAGGGTCAAACAGGAATTGCCCCTCTATGCGCGTCCAACTTATTGCTACCTTTGAATATGAAtcttattttcttcttttttatttttatttttctttggagAGACTAGAACTGAAGAATTAAACCTTTGTTTAACGTACAGAGGGAGTGGGAGTATGTGAAGAATTAGACCAATTCAATGTCTTCTTATTTGATTTATTACTATGgtctaacccgtcgaaattcgacgagaattattttatgtcattatttataattattttatgttatttttattactatagtatatgaaatagtttatatataaattatttctttaattaatttgatatgatcaaattaaattagtaatacattatttgaaataatattaatcttaatcactttcgccaattaaatgtaagttgtgataatagaaatacatttttatataaatattcatttgatgaagtttataaaaagttgatgtgcatgggattgaagattttagaagaaaaaaaatatgtaaatttaaagtatgatatgatgtacgattgatgtgtcgcatctgccgttaatcgtatatcgataatatttgCTCTCTCCAtccctcaaacattttttttttctattttggttcgtccccaaaacatcttcctaacctatttttggaaacaatttcactaattattattcttataatttcactttttgtcgGGCTCGTTatccactttcactaactatcactcttataatttcactttttttggGACACAttctccacttatcaaataaataactaacttttattaaaactcgtgtcgtcctcTCTTATAAAGATGTTTAggggacagaggaagtattaagtttgttcaaattctttaaatttgacggataagaaataatttaactaaacatatgtcatctgagtatcatctcatatggacctaataagaccagataatcatatgaagctctaaagaccacatatgatatttgaacgtcaaaattttgaaaaccgtattctttggagtttgaaataccacatctgaattttgagcatcatatatcttgtatggagcttgaagattataacttacttgtgagtatcattttgtctagaatttgtgaaactataattaagttatgagaataatctcgtctcaaactttaaacaacatcgtcaaatttgaaattatattcaatcatatatatatatatatatatatatatatatatagttaattatttaagtaaatacatctatatataaacgtattatatatatacatattaatttgtgagtatgatgtgataaacttaaactaatattatataataacataaaatacaaatataattttttttaaaatatgaaaattaattaaaaatttagaaaaaaattagaatgaatgaaaattgaataaaattaaaatagagtgattatacgacgccacgtaggatatgatttattttgctataatgtaaaaattgattagaaatatataaataaataagaatgaatgagaattgaggaaaattagaatggaatgattatacgatgccacgtaggataagatttattttgctataatatatgtaggatttataattaaatgtgGTGAAGCCTCAAATCAACATctaatctaaaaagcaataatcGAGACAGGATTTACTTGGTTCGGCCATTAAGACCTACATCTACGGGGTGTTTTCGAGCTCTTCCACTATACTTcgagataattacattttacaagtgttgcTCAAAAATAAATCATTATCCTTTTTTCATGTACaagagccctatttatagataactAATTGGGCCTAACCCTAAAGCCTATGAAGCCCAACTTGGTGGTAAAGCTGACTCTCAGCAAGACTGGCTCTGGAAGCGCTTCACTCTGGCAGGGCTCTCGGCAGAGCTGTCTCTGGTTgaactctggctctggcaggctgtctctggtagctctggctctggcaggtTGTCTCTGCCAACCTGCACTCTGGCAAGGCGGGTAGCTCTACGCTCTGGCAAGGCCaactctggctctggcaggtTGTCTCTGTCACGCCGCACTCTGGCTAGGCGGTCTCTGCCAACCTGCACTCTGGCAAGGCAGGTAGCTCTGCGCTCTGGCAAGGCCAGCTCTAGTTCTGGCAGGTTGTCTTTGCCACGCCGCACTCTGGCGAGGCGGTCTCTGCCAACCTGCACTCTGGCAAGGCGGTCTCTGGttagtttatttaataataataataataacaataattaggtAAAATGTCCCTGTATTGTTAATCACAACGCTGATGGGTTTTACAGTCCTCATCaaaatggatatgttggatttatctaataggtttatataattatttaatagtacagactttatctaatagttttatacgattatttaatagtatagaatttatctataaatttatatgattatttaatagtttttaaatgtaaaaattgattagaaatgtataaataaataaatatgaatgagaattgaggaaaattagaatgaagtgattatacgataaATAACTAACTTTTAGTCAAACTCGTGTCATCCTCTCTTATGAAGATGATTGAGGGAcagggagtattaagtttgttcaaattctttaaatttgacggataagaaataattaactaaacataagtcatctgagtatcatctcatatgaacctaataagaccagataatcatatgaagctctaaagaccacatatgacatttgaacgtcaaaattttgaaaatcatattctttggagtttgaaataccacatctgaattttgagcatcatattgtatggagcttgaagattataacttcttagtgagtattatatttttgtctagaatttgtgaaactataattaagttatgagaataatctcgtctcaaactttaaacaacatcgtcaaatttgactttgtaatttttctcaaatttgaaataatagaaaatatttCGTTTCAATCCAAtgtcttttaattatttgttctCTAAAGTTGTTGAATATAAAGCTTATAAtgtgaatttaaaatattcaaaaGTAATTTTTCAATGCATTTAaaagtgttattttaattattgaatcGTGTTTATTAGGAAATTTAAAGGAATTGCAAATACATTATAGAGACATTTAACAATGTCACATaaactcaatttttttaatgtcaAACGAAATCTAAAATGACATTTTCTAGTGTCTTTATACCTAAAAAGGCTATAGCTACACTCAAACAGGCGACATTTAAAATCACCGTGGAGATAGATCAAATGTAGCTATAGGTACTTATTTAAGGCATTTTTCAGTGCCCTTAAAAGCGGAATTTGTTGTAGTGTATTTTgtctagaatttgtgaaactataattaagttatgagaataatctcgtctcaaactttaaacaacatcgtcaaatttgaaatcatattcaatcatatatatatagagtcaGGGGATGTTTTAGGAcattaacttagattgatttgaaaattagaacaataactttcggatttgtaaaaataggacactaattattttttagagtaaaataggacactaattaataagcgtcgtaaaaataggacatttctcagccgataattggctaaaaaatgtcctgcggatgcaacacttattaattagtgtcctgttttactctaaaaaaaattagtgtcctatttttacaagttcgaaatttattgtcctaatttccaaatcaatctaagttactgtcctaaaaaaccctcgaactctatatatatatatagttaattatttaagtaaatacatctatatataaatgtattatatatatacatattaatttgtgagtatgatgtgataaacttaaactaatattatataataacataaaatacaaatataaatctttttttaaatatgaaaattgattaaaaataagaatgaatgaaaattgaataaaattaaaatagagtgattacACGGCGCCacataggatatgatttattttgctataatgtaaaaattgattatagaaaaaaaataagaatgaatgaaaattgaagaaaattaaaatagagtgattatacggcgccacgtaggatatgatttattttgctataatgtaaaaattgattatagaaaaaaataagaatgaatgaaaattgaagaaaattaaaataaagtgattatacggcgccacgtaggatatgatttattttgctataatgtaaaaattgattagaaatatataaataaataagaatgaatgagaattgaggaaaattaaaatggagtgattataggatgtcacgtaggataagatttattttgctataatatatgtaggattTCATCACAAGCATAACTTTGTTAGGAATGATTGGTTGGGTACGACTTCGTGGAGGCTTTGGGAGCTACacatttgttttaattttcttcttcttcttcgcctTTTTCCTTTACCTATTTTCTTTCCAAAAATAGTGATTGCTCATAAAATATCTAATATGCATATTGTACATGGTGTGTCTGCAGAATATATATGGGAACTCGAGGGACTTGCATGCAAATTTGAAAAGTCTCATGGAAAATCACCAACAGTGGAATACTTCTCCTGCACCGGATCTGTTGTGCTGTTAGAATGTTTTCTATAAGGTTTTCTAGTTTTATTCTTGTTGTATTTTCATATATACTTAACACTCACACACATTCCTATGGTTGTAGAGAATTTGTTGATCTGTtttagaagagagaaaaaagtaCTGAAAAGATCAAGAAGAGAGTAGAGTGATAGCTAGCTCTGAGTTCTTGATTTCTCATTTGATTTTGTACTATATTTCTTATGCGAATGTTATTTCAATTAAGAAGCGCAATACATTAGCACTCGTACGAGACTGGGCGACTTTTTAAATTTGGTTTAAACCCACATTGATGAAGTTTCACCCATGCAGCTCTCTAAGTGCCTCATAATATAGTCTCTTGTATCGTTGATATTTTTCGAATCCCTTACTGATAACTTATTCCTTGGAACAATGTTGCTCTTGTGAATGTGGCCTGTATATATCATGTAGTtcccaagcatataacatataAGTTTTTGACTTATGTAACGATCATCAAGGCACAGATTCATACTccaaatatatttaattcatattatatatatgtgaaaaaaaattcatagcGACCTTACAAACAATTCATCTAGTGACGTTCACAGCATTCACCCGAACTAAATGGTTTATGGTGGATGAGTCACCAACTGGATTAGATAGAATATTAAATAACAAATACTACAGTCACCATACGACTTAAATTAAATCTCACAATTTCTCGACCACTTAATATCattataaaataacaaaaaaaaacaatgcaaaTTGTTTAAAGTAAAATACAACATAAATATCATTATGCATACTCTGAGGGGCGTTTAATTTGGAgaattagccttgatagataaaaataataaggctaatcccttgtttactagctactttgatggattgaaattttgggctaatttttattatttttatcatttaagctaattttgCCTCATTATTTATGCTATTGAAATagtgagattggagaaatcttaattgaggataaaaatattcaatcaagCAAAGTAAACACCCCATAACTATTTCATCCAATCATGCCACAAATTGATGATCATATTACTAATAAACATGCCACATATTTATGACCATATTATCAATTGAATGGTGATTCTACGAGCCATGCACTCCTTTTCCGTGATATATCTTGGATCTTTTGAAGAAATAGGCAAGCTGTAGCATAAATGATACTGCTGTTAATTTGCAGATTGGCTCATGGGTACACTACAAGAAATAGTAGTATTTGTGACAAACTTTTGTGACAATATCAGATTTTGTTATATTTGTACATTTTATGTGAGGAAATTTAATATCATCACATAAAATTCTTATatttcaaaacaaaaataaaaaatggggtcatttttatatttatcttaaagTTAAAGTCCTCATACGCAAAAAgtaaaaactagaatttattctCTTCAATCTTCATTTTCGATCGGCTGACtgacttcaaaaaaaaaaaaaaaaccaaacaaaCGATTTCATATCTTCTCAATCCTCTCTCAATCTTAAACATATTTTCTGCACCTAAAACCAGATTTTCCTATTCCAATCACTGCaacgaaaatgagaagagacCTGCAATTAATCTGATTCATGGAATAGTATCTAAACTTGCAGCGTCTTCAGGTAATCTCTCCCCACTCTCTCTTCGAGATCATGCAGCGATAGTTGCTCGCCACTCCTTTGGCTTGAATTCTGGTAATAGAGTCGATCTATTATCTATAGATCGTTGTCTCTAATTTCAAGTCCGTTGCCTCTAATTTAATTTTTCCCTCCTAAATTTctcctaattttatttttatttttagattatGCAGTGATACATACAATCTagaatacatattttttttcggATCTGAGGCTCCTTATTCTGGTATATTGCGGCGCTTTGAGTGTGGAAACAGATTTTGGGGTAAGTTTTTTTGGTGCCTTTTTGTTGTAGTTTGTGATTAACAATTATAGAAATGGCtgttaataaaaattaaatttatttgaaGTAGTGTTGCTCTATGAATTAGTGATGTTCTGTGTTGTTGAAGTTTCAACCTTAGTGATTCGAATCCTTTAATTATTATCATAGTATGTTTCATTTTTCATAGCATCTATTTTTTTAGGCGTTTTTTATTGCATCTGTGTGTGAATGACATGAGGCAATCTTGAGATTGATATATACTGAAGGGTGGGATTGATAATTAATATGTGTTAACTAATGGTGTAAAGCATTGTGTATGGAAAGTTCTAATATACCTAATTGAATAATTGTAGAAAACGAAAAAGATTACCAAGAAAATTATTTCCACGTTTCCAATCTCTTTCAACAGAGCGGCATAACTGTGAAGATTTATAGGTAGCAGAGGATACATGTAGCTCTTAAATATTGAGTGTTTTGTGTAATCTTTTTAAATTTGCGACTTAGCTAGTGGTGGGATGATCATTTTTATGATCTTGTGTATATGGATCAATATTCATTTAATATACTTAATACTGAATCCAATGTTCTACTTGGCATAGAAAGCCATAGACATAATATGCTTCTTGTTCTGAtttcttttttcccttttttaatAGAAAACGCAATTTTCGTGTATAGAAATGGCTGTCTCGACTTGTTGTGTTATCAGTTATGTGAAGGTTCATTTGAGAAATTTTCTGTTTTGTGTCATCCTCTATTAGGATCTTTCATTCTTTGATAGCAAAGCCTTGTTTATCTTGCAGCTTCAACATCAGTTTCAATTTGATATAATGCTTGACTTGGAATATACTTTAAGAAATTACCAGTCAAACTACTTTTCTCCTTTATTAGAATTTGTAGGGGATGATTTCAAATTTCTCCTAATAGTTGTTGGACAGTTCTTTATTTCTGCTATAGTTGTTGTGTATTTTGCTGTTACATTTGCATGCATCCTTTTGCAGGAACAATATCTCTTCTGCTATGAAGCGATTCTCAGAAGAGCTAAAACTCTTCATACTGCTAGTGCTAATGGTATATTCCACTCAAACcatcattttttttagattGCCAAGTATCTTTTAGTATCATGATAACTTTAACTTTGTTTAGGTATTAGGAGCTTtgtagtattattatttttggattTCTTCCTCCTTGAATAGATTTTGGATTACTCGAGGTAGCATCAGTAAACATGTCAATCTATTTCAACTATCAACTTCTTTTACCTTATTTGTTGATGGTCATTACTCTTGGTGTGCAGCACTCAAGGAGTTAGTCTACCCAATAGCCCTTTTCACCTTAGAAGTGAAAAAGGTTGCAGCAGGAGAAACAGAGGAACAACCAAATTTGTTTGAGGCAGAGAGAATGGCAAGCAGAGAGAACTTGTTTTGGCAATGCAAAGAACCAACCACCATATTTGATTTGTATATAAAACTGAGCTCTAAAAGTAGGATCATTAGTGAAGTAGGTTTCTCATTCGGATTGGATTTGTAATagtcttgtatatatatatatatatatatatatatatatatatatatatatatatatatatatacattgttAAATTGAGGCATTTGTTACAAAATTTCAAGCaggtataaattttaaaattaatggtATATGTTTTATAATTAGGAATGTGATGAAAATAAAGACTATTTGTGAGAAATTTTTACCTTATAATTAGAGGTTtttgtgataaaaaaataagacTATTTGTGAGGATATTTTTCCTCACATAAGCATGAGACTCTAATGTGAGGAAATCAAGTTTTCCTCACATAATACTATATGTGAGGACCCTATCGTGACGACTTTGTGACGAATTATTTTTCCTCACATATAGTTTTTTGTGATGAAAATAT is a window encoding:
- the LOC130998082 gene encoding G-type lectin S-receptor-like serine/threonine-protein kinase LECRK1; amino-acid sequence: MALTSSLLFTIIIIIAFPVSTTAQQSSNRNITLGSSIVANADASHTWTSPSGEFAFGFRQVAPGAFLLAIWFDQLPDKTLVWSANRDAPVPTGSTVQLSTDGSLVLIHQRSGGIWRADPSQPARVAYAAMLDTGNFVLATNISSILWGSFDQPTDTLLPTQLLNRDVALVSTVSETNYSTGKFRMRLQTDGNLVLNTVAFPSPDPYWSSQTQTLESGVRLLFNQSGSIIFIRQNGTLIRPLFNNSDLVGQFHQRLTLEYDGVLRRYVYPKSANSSMAFAWTARGFVPSNICHDVREAHTGGGACGFNSICKMEADGRPSCGCPPGYSSRGGLAGCAPNFAPHRCDQQSEDAQDFIFEDIYNIDWPEVDIEV